A single region of the Rhizobium sp. NLR16a genome encodes:
- a CDS encoding YitT family protein, whose translation MASNAFTGLLNSSADRHSLFDDAQGIVAGSMLAVLGVSLLSGAGLLAGGTAGLAFLAHYATGISFGLCFFAVNLPFYYLAFRRLGPAFTIKTFIAIGLTSVLSEFAPGFIGVTHVHPVAGALFGGLVIAAGMLALFRHRASLGGIGILALYIQDRFGWRAGLVQLGFDGIVLALSFFVASPFIIACSVLGAVVLNLTLAINHRKDRYIAM comes from the coding sequence ATGGCCTCCAATGCCTTCACGGGCCTTCTGAATTCCAGCGCCGATCGCCATTCGCTGTTCGACGACGCGCAGGGTATCGTCGCCGGCAGCATGCTCGCCGTGCTCGGCGTCTCGCTGCTTTCCGGCGCCGGTCTGCTGGCCGGCGGCACCGCGGGGCTTGCCTTCCTGGCCCATTACGCCACCGGGATCAGTTTCGGTCTCTGCTTCTTTGCCGTAAACCTGCCCTTCTATTATCTCGCTTTCCGCCGTCTGGGCCCGGCCTTCACCATCAAGACCTTCATCGCAATCGGACTGACCTCGGTCCTGTCCGAGTTCGCGCCTGGATTCATCGGCGTGACGCATGTCCATCCGGTTGCCGGAGCGCTGTTCGGCGGCCTCGTCATTGCCGCCGGCATGCTGGCGCTCTTCCGCCACCGCGCCAGCCTCGGCGGCATCGGCATTCTCGCCCTCTATATCCAGGATCGCTTCGGCTGGCGCGCTGGCCTCGTCCAGCTCGGCTTCGACGGCATCGTGCTGGCGCTCTCCTTCTTCGTCGCCAGCCCCTTCATCATCGCCTGCTCGGTGCTGGGCGCCGTCGTGCTCAACCTGACGCTCGCCATCAATCACCGCAAGGACCGCTATATCGCGATGTAG
- a CDS encoding Rrf2 family transcriptional regulator gives MKMSDGVEQAIHSVAMLSGLSEGGVLSAAALAEFHGVSTSYLLKHLQALSGAGILDTVPGPKGGYRLAKAPADISLLDILLAVEGPAPAFRCAEIRQRGPNPVSERFFAKPCNISAAMLRAERVYRAELAKTSIADLGIELAALDDGSIAARGCAFLEIHERKTAR, from the coding sequence ATGAAAATGAGCGATGGAGTCGAGCAGGCCATTCACAGCGTCGCCATGCTCTCCGGCCTCTCCGAAGGCGGTGTGCTTTCGGCGGCTGCCCTGGCGGAATTCCACGGTGTTTCGACGAGCTACCTGCTCAAACACCTGCAAGCACTGTCGGGCGCGGGCATCCTCGATACCGTGCCGGGGCCGAAGGGCGGCTATCGGCTGGCGAAGGCGCCAGCGGACATTTCGCTGCTCGACATATTGCTTGCGGTCGAAGGGCCGGCGCCAGCCTTCCGCTGTGCCGAAATCCGCCAGCGCGGACCGAACCCGGTTTCCGAGCGCTTCTTCGCCAAGCCCTGCAACATAAGCGCCGCGATGCTCCGGGCCGAGCGGGTCTACCGGGCCGAACTCGCCAAGACCAGCATTGCCGATCTCGGCATCGAACTTGCCGCCCTCGACGACGGATCGATCGCAGCCCGGGGCTGCGCCTTCCTTGAAATCCATGAACGCAAGACGGCTCGTTGA
- a CDS encoding carboxymuconolactone decarboxylase family protein, whose amino-acid sequence MQPRFNFAKAAPDAYKAVVALEQHVQSSGLERRFIHLIKLRASQINGCAYCVDMHVKEARHDGLSEQWINLMCVWRESPIYDARERALLGWVDAVTNVAKTGAPDADYGALKAHFSEKEMTEITVAIGAINIWNRLAVGFRSQHPIDQVTKAA is encoded by the coding sequence ATGCAACCGCGTTTCAACTTCGCCAAAGCCGCTCCCGATGCTTACAAAGCAGTGGTCGCACTCGAACAACATGTCCAGTCTTCCGGGCTGGAGCGCCGCTTCATCCACCTGATCAAGCTACGCGCCTCGCAGATCAACGGCTGCGCCTACTGCGTCGACATGCATGTGAAGGAAGCCCGCCATGATGGGCTCAGCGAACAATGGATCAACCTGATGTGCGTCTGGCGGGAATCGCCGATCTATGACGCGCGCGAAAGGGCGCTGCTCGGCTGGGTCGACGCGGTGACCAATGTCGCCAAGACAGGCGCGCCGGACGCAGATTACGGGGCATTGAAGGCGCATTTCTCCGAAAAGGAGATGACCGAGATCACGGTGGCGATCGGTGCGATCAATATCTGGAACCGCCTTGCCGTCGGCTTCCGCTCGCAGCATCCCATCGACCAGGTGACGAAAGCCGCGTAA
- a CDS encoding YitT family protein has product MTQRINALGVWNTSATRHTPIEDVQGIFSGSLVAALGLYVLASAGLLTGSTAGVAFLLHYAFGVNFGLAFFLLNLPFFYLSWKRLGLVFTLKTFIAIGLTSVLAEVQSRFLSISSIHPAWAALLGGLLLGFGLLALYRHRASLGGVGILGIYLQERFGIRAGLVQLAIDMCVLAAAFFVTTPPVVFYSVLGAIVLNLFVAINHRADRYIAL; this is encoded by the coding sequence CATCAATGCCCTTGGCGTCTGGAACACCAGCGCGACGCGCCATACACCGATCGAAGACGTGCAGGGTATCTTCTCCGGCAGCCTGGTTGCCGCCCTCGGCCTTTATGTGCTCGCCAGCGCCGGCCTTCTCACCGGCAGCACCGCCGGTGTCGCCTTCCTCCTGCACTATGCCTTCGGCGTCAATTTTGGCCTCGCCTTCTTCCTGCTCAACCTGCCGTTCTTCTATCTCTCCTGGAAGCGCCTCGGCCTGGTCTTCACCCTCAAGACCTTTATCGCCATCGGTCTGACCTCGGTGCTGGCTGAGGTGCAGTCGCGCTTCCTCTCGATTTCGAGCATCCACCCTGCCTGGGCTGCCCTTCTCGGCGGCCTGCTGCTCGGCTTCGGCCTGCTGGCGCTTTATCGCCACCGCGCCAGCCTCGGCGGCGTCGGCATTCTCGGCATCTACCTGCAGGAACGCTTCGGCATCCGCGCCGGTCTCGTCCAGCTCGCCATCGACATGTGCGTGCTCGCCGCCGCCTTCTTCGTCACCACGCCGCCCGTCGTCTTCTATTCGGTCCTCGGCGCCATCGTCCTCAACCTCTTCGTCGCCATCAACCACCGCGCTGATCGTTATATTGCGCTGTAA